A stretch of [Clostridium] scindens DNA encodes these proteins:
- a CDS encoding DUF3114 domain-containing protein: MYPDPMELLRKCGGYLDIHGMLQLGHGFVFDKNTPPHSEAFGHYAESIRAYCGEQGIMGLKNVTQARMLHQFRMYIDRHNIRYIRGRFKKPGMTDEEALELYVHKPAVAGGLGGQRLLREPARLHNKYPSDSDYKRYAKGRENKKRLSPDFHAEFIVDIHGNFVSQWNVLEEDQKGRVISDIAYYRRKYQKTGEAYDWEGAQRQIMDTESFNYANANDVMHKILDIKPPQRYDTDLRRQISSGWKSPSKKNYDYGSDKGDTYSRSSS, encoded by the coding sequence ATGTATCCGGATCCTATGGAACTGCTTCGAAAATGCGGCGGATATCTGGATATTCATGGCATGCTGCAGCTGGGGCATGGATTCGTGTTTGACAAGAATACGCCGCCTCACAGCGAAGCGTTCGGACATTATGCAGAAAGCATCCGTGCCTATTGCGGCGAACAGGGAATCATGGGGCTTAAGAATGTCACGCAGGCACGAATGCTGCATCAGTTCCGCATGTACATCGACCGCCACAATATCCGCTATATCAGAGGGCGCTTTAAGAAGCCTGGAATGACGGATGAAGAGGCTCTGGAATTATACGTGCATAAGCCGGCAGTTGCAGGTGGGCTGGGAGGGCAGAGACTGCTTCGGGAGCCTGCCCGGCTTCACAATAAATACCCGTCCGATTCCGATTACAAAAGGTATGCGAAGGGCAGGGAAAATAAAAAGCGCCTGTCGCCGGATTTCCATGCGGAATTCATTGTAGATATCCATGGAAATTTTGTGAGCCAGTGGAACGTGCTGGAAGAAGATCAAAAAGGCAGGGTCATCAGCGACATAGCATACTATCGCCGCAAATATCAGAAAACAGGAGAAGCATATGACTGGGAAGGCGCACAGCGTCAGATTATGGATACGGAATCCTTTAATTACGCTAACGCCAATGATGTGATGCATAAAATACTGGATATCAAGCCGCCGCAAAGGTATGATACAGACCTGCGACGGCAGATCTCCTCAGGATGGAAGAGCCCTTCCAAAAAAAACTATGATTATGGAAGTGACAAAGGAGATACGTACTCCCGGAGCAGTTCCTGA
- a CDS encoding cation diffusion facilitator family transporter, whose protein sequence is MHSSQLKQKSEKSALKISLTGSTVFVGLELLMAIYTSSQAVLLDAVYDGVELLMIFVSLSLVPLLYKPSNESRPFGYLQIESLFVVVRGAIMVAVTVGLIVNNIQIILHGGRHVNFSAVAYFELAATVISFIVILLLRRMNADLTSPIVTMEIQEWKIDAVASLGMSAAFFLPLLIQAEWFVPLTKYLDQAIAIILSIFMLPVPVRAVTTGLRDLFLLPPEEETVQNIKDIITPILDAYGYDKLYFDIVRTGRKLWISVYITFDRDEVSISRFRIVQKFIIQALSKEYQDFYFELLPDIEYNDETEV, encoded by the coding sequence ATGCACTCAAGCCAGTTAAAGCAAAAATCCGAAAAATCAGCCTTAAAAATATCCCTGACCGGCAGCACCGTCTTCGTTGGACTGGAATTGCTCATGGCAATCTATACCAGTTCCCAGGCTGTCCTTCTGGATGCCGTCTACGATGGCGTGGAACTTTTGATGATCTTCGTATCCTTGTCCCTGGTTCCCCTGCTTTATAAGCCCTCCAACGAAAGCCGCCCCTTTGGCTATCTGCAGATTGAATCCTTGTTTGTCGTCGTAAGGGGCGCCATCATGGTTGCCGTAACCGTTGGGCTGATTGTAAATAATATCCAGATCATCCTTCACGGCGGCCGGCACGTAAACTTTTCCGCAGTGGCTTATTTTGAACTTGCGGCTACCGTGATCAGCTTTATCGTCATTCTTCTTTTAAGGCGTATGAACGCAGATCTCACTTCGCCTATCGTCACTATGGAGATTCAGGAATGGAAGATCGACGCGGTGGCATCCTTAGGAATGTCTGCCGCTTTCTTTCTCCCTCTGCTCATCCAGGCCGAATGGTTTGTTCCCCTTACCAAATATCTCGACCAGGCCATCGCCATCATCCTTTCGATCTTTATGCTCCCAGTGCCGGTACGCGCCGTGACAACCGGCCTTAGAGATCTGTTCCTTCTGCCGCCCGAAGAAGAGACGGTGCAGAATATCAAAGACATTATAACGCCGATACTGGATGCCTACGGCTACGACAAACTCTACTTCGACATCGTTCGGACAGGCCGTAAATTATGGATCAGCGTCTATATTACTTTTGACCGCGACGAAGTCTCCATCTCCCGGTTCCGTATCGTGCAGAAATTCATCATACAGGCCCTCTCCAAAGAGTACCAGGATTTTTATTTCGAACTGCTTCCTGACATTGAATACAATGACGAGACGGAAGTCTAA
- a CDS encoding aspartate aminotransferase family protein: MRLKDTGLTPRELKEIAEKYMIETYERYDFIAERAEGMYLYDHEGNAYLDFYGGVAVNSPGNRNPKVIAAIKEQADDIVHTFNYPYTVPQAILAKKICDTIGMDKIFYQNSGTEANECMIKMARKYGVDNYGPERYHIITAKGGFHGRTYGALSATGQPDGPIQDGFRPVLPGFSYARFNDLKDFASKVTKNTIAIMIEPVQGEGGVHPATREFMEGLRKLCDDNDMLLLLDEVQTGWGRTGAPMAYMGYGVKPDAVSMAKAMGGGMPIGACCATEKLARAFGTGTHGSTYGGHALACAAALASVTEILDKDLSKNAREVGAYMLKKMARLPHVAEARGRGLLVGCEYDLPIAVEVKHEVLNRHALITAIGDKVNRMIPPLTVTKKQVDDLMEILKESIGAAAKKYYEKGQKSA; the protein is encoded by the coding sequence ATGAGACTCAAAGACACAGGATTGACACCCCGGGAACTAAAAGAAATAGCAGAGAAGTATATGATTGAGACTTATGAGCGTTATGATTTTATCGCAGAGCGGGCAGAAGGCATGTATCTCTATGACCATGAAGGAAATGCATATCTGGACTTCTATGGAGGCGTGGCGGTGAACAGCCCCGGAAACCGGAATCCAAAGGTGATTGCCGCAATCAAGGAGCAGGCGGATGACATCGTGCATACGTTCAACTATCCTTATACCGTGCCTCAGGCAATCCTGGCAAAGAAGATATGCGATACGATCGGGATGGATAAGATATTCTATCAGAATTCAGGGACGGAAGCCAATGAATGCATGATAAAGATGGCAAGAAAGTATGGCGTCGACAATTACGGCCCGGAAAGATACCATATCATCACAGCCAAAGGCGGATTCCATGGAAGGACTTATGGAGCCCTGTCTGCCACAGGGCAGCCGGATGGCCCTATCCAGGACGGATTCAGGCCTGTCCTTCCGGGATTCTCCTATGCCAGATTCAATGATCTGAAGGATTTTGCGTCAAAGGTAACTAAGAATACCATTGCCATCATGATAGAACCTGTACAGGGGGAGGGAGGCGTTCATCCTGCCACCCGGGAATTCATGGAAGGGCTGCGCAAACTGTGCGATGACAATGACATGCTTCTTCTGCTGGACGAGGTGCAGACCGGATGGGGACGTACCGGGGCACCAATGGCATACATGGGATATGGGGTGAAGCCGGATGCCGTATCCATGGCAAAAGCCATGGGCGGAGGCATGCCTATCGGCGCATGCTGCGCGACAGAAAAATTAGCGCGCGCATTCGGGACAGGAACCCACGGCTCTACCTATGGAGGCCATGCGCTGGCATGTGCCGCTGCGCTTGCTTCTGTAACGGAGATTCTAGATAAGGACCTGAGTAAAAATGCCAGAGAAGTGGGCGCGTATATGCTAAAGAAGATGGCAAGGCTTCCCCATGTGGCAGAAGCAAGAGGCAGGGGACTTCTTGTGGGATGTGAATACGATCTGCCGATCGCAGTAGAAGTAAAGCATGAGGTGCTGAACAGGCATGCCTTGATCACAGCCATTGGAGACAAGGTGAACCGGATGATTCCGCCGCTGACCGTAACGAAAAAGCAGGTAGATGACTTGATGGAGATCTTGAAAGAGTCTATCGGCGCGGCAGCAAAAAAGTACTACGAAAAAGGCCAAAAATCCGCCTAG
- a CDS encoding putative ABC transporter permease → MWWNKVIFGWSAYHVVLWFLVYSIMGWIVESIYMSVCNRKLTNRGFAKGPYCPIYGVGALTVFFILRPYSQNPFTLFVLGMVLATAIEFLTALIMNKIFGEIWWDYKEKPCNYKGIICMESSIAWGFYTLMLFFFLHNVVVNLVDAIPVIAGRIGGTLIIALYICDFFHTMYQEKKDDIPDKVWELKDSFRSLFSKES, encoded by the coding sequence ATGTGGTGGAACAAGGTGATATTTGGATGGAGTGCATATCATGTGGTGCTTTGGTTTCTGGTCTATAGCATTATGGGCTGGATTGTGGAATCTATCTATATGTCAGTCTGTAACCGCAAGCTGACCAACAGAGGATTTGCAAAAGGGCCTTACTGCCCGATATATGGCGTAGGGGCGCTGACGGTATTCTTTATATTACGGCCATACAGCCAGAATCCTTTCACGCTGTTCGTGCTGGGAATGGTGCTGGCTACGGCAATCGAATTTCTGACTGCATTGATCATGAATAAGATATTCGGTGAGATCTGGTGGGATTACAAGGAGAAACCGTGCAATTATAAAGGAATTATCTGTATGGAAAGTTCGATAGCCTGGGGCTTCTATACGCTTATGCTGTTCTTCTTCCTGCATAATGTCGTGGTAAATCTGGTGGATGCCATTCCGGTCATTGCCGGCAGAATCGGAGGAACGCTTATAATCGCATTGTATATCTGCGACTTCTTCCATACCATGTATCAAGAGAAGAAGGATGACATCCCGGACAAGGTCTGGGAACTGAAAGACAGTTTCAGAAGCCTGTTTTCCAAAGAATCCTAA
- the rpsU gene encoding 30S ribosomal protein S21, translated as MSNVIVKENETLDSALRRFKRNCAKAGIQQEIRKREHYEKPSVRRKKKSEAARKRKYN; from the coding sequence ATGTCAAATGTAATCGTTAAAGAGAACGAGACGTTAGATAGCGCTTTACGCAGATTCAAAAGAAACTGTGCGAAAGCTGGCATTCAGCAGGAGATTCGTAAGAGAGAACATTACGAAAAGCCAAGCGTAAGACGTAAGAAAAAATCTGAAGCTGCTAGAAAACGTAAGTATAACTAA
- a CDS encoding APC family permease produces the protein MEEKKGLKKNLGVATAMAIVVGCVIGSGVFFKPQAIYTATGGAPGLGMIAWIITGLASIAAALTFAEVAIMIPKTGGMVAYLEEIYNPVVGFLAGWVQTILFYPAMTSALAVVCAQQAALFIGDGFTVPLAIGIIILIIFLNSLGSKVGGSVQIIFTVCKLIPLILLMIFGFIKGGGANPIFTPMVGDGLSPAVVLGQLMVAILFAFEGWTNVGAIAGEMKNPGRDLPIAIVGGVSVIMGVYFIINISYLWVLPASELAGMTAPASAVALKIFGDVGGKIVSVGIMISVFGACNGFVLSGSRVAYSLAAEGNFPFSKSLARLNKAQVPTNSIILVGGIGCIYAISGQFNLLTDLAVFSSWTFYTLTFIGVMKLRKDRPDAVRTYKVPLYPVVPLIAIISGIYVIINQIFMSGLQSTLLSAGSIAVTLIGLPVYMAVSKRKSVNNIVKNDEKILT, from the coding sequence ATGGAAGAGAAGAAGGGACTGAAGAAGAATCTGGGCGTTGCGACTGCCATGGCGATCGTGGTTGGCTGCGTCATCGGCTCCGGCGTGTTTTTTAAGCCGCAGGCTATCTACACGGCTACAGGAGGGGCACCGGGACTCGGCATGATTGCCTGGATCATCACCGGGCTTGCAAGTATTGCCGCGGCGCTTACTTTCGCGGAGGTTGCTATCATGATTCCAAAGACAGGAGGAATGGTGGCGTATCTGGAAGAAATTTACAATCCGGTGGTAGGATTCCTGGCAGGATGGGTCCAGACCATATTGTTCTACCCGGCCATGACGTCTGCCCTGGCAGTTGTATGCGCCCAGCAGGCGGCACTGTTTATCGGCGATGGATTCACGGTGCCCCTTGCGATTGGCATTATCATCCTGATCATCTTTTTAAATAGCCTGGGCTCAAAGGTAGGCGGCAGCGTGCAGATCATCTTTACCGTCTGCAAATTGATTCCTTTGATTCTGCTAATGATATTCGGATTCATAAAGGGCGGCGGGGCAAACCCGATCTTTACGCCAATGGTGGGAGACGGGCTTAGCCCGGCGGTTGTCCTTGGGCAGCTGATGGTTGCCATCCTGTTTGCTTTTGAAGGATGGACCAATGTAGGCGCTATTGCCGGGGAGATGAAGAATCCGGGAAGGGATCTTCCTATTGCGATCGTTGGCGGCGTATCCGTGATCATGGGCGTCTACTTTATTATCAACATTTCATACCTCTGGGTTCTTCCGGCAAGCGAGCTGGCGGGAATGACAGCGCCTGCTTCTGCGGTGGCCCTGAAGATCTTTGGAGATGTGGGAGGCAAGATTGTTTCCGTCGGCATCATGATATCCGTGTTTGGCGCCTGCAACGGATTTGTATTATCCGGCTCCAGAGTGGCATATTCCCTGGCAGCGGAAGGCAATTTCCCATTCAGCAAGTCTCTGGCAAGGCTGAATAAGGCGCAGGTTCCTACAAATTCCATCATCCTGGTAGGAGGAATTGGCTGTATCTATGCAATCAGCGGGCAGTTCAACCTGCTGACGGACCTTGCCGTATTTTCCAGCTGGACCTTCTATACGCTTACTTTTATCGGCGTTATGAAACTGAGAAAAGACCGTCCTGATGCGGTCAGGACTTATAAAGTGCCGCTTTATCCGGTGGTGCCATTGATCGCGATCATAAGCGGAATCTACGTAATCATTAACCAGATATTCATGTCCGGGCTGCAGTCAACGCTGCTGTCCGCAGGCAGTATCGCAGTGACGCTGATCGGCCTCCCGGTCTATATGGCAGTCAGCAAACGGAAATCAGTAAATAATATCGTGAAAAATGATGAAAAAATATTGACGTAG